Proteins encoded together in one Bradyrhizobium sp. CB82 window:
- a CDS encoding helix-turn-helix domain-containing protein, whose product MGTHLLVDSRRLDGFEGLHQAVHGTHVDVMQLGRGRLRGTLSHVGIGDFSLSIGSFNVGMRTQRISSDDKLIVGMLLTAEDRVNHWSFDMRPTDVLVMPPLVEHDGIFHGGSAYAAMRLDLDEVASIFGGEPRLADPESWRHKKHFRADLDVGHVAASRLSRIVLQLGTHDGALSTSSAEFWKRSIAECMGMTILSSLPPDGNARLPSARRIIRKVEDYLEEAGTRPVHISEICVALGVPRRSLHRAFNEVFGVGPVTFLRHKRLCAIHSILRESIPGTTTVATVAMQQGFYELGRFSHFYRAMFGEYPSQTLGVPVGELVDRQL is encoded by the coding sequence ATGGGGACGCATCTACTGGTTGATTCGCGAAGGCTGGACGGTTTCGAAGGGCTGCACCAGGCCGTCCACGGGACGCATGTCGACGTGATGCAGCTCGGGCGCGGCAGGCTCCGCGGCACCTTGTCTCACGTGGGCATCGGCGACTTTTCGCTCAGTATCGGCTCCTTCAATGTTGGCATGCGGACGCAGCGGATCTCCAGCGACGACAAGCTGATCGTCGGCATGCTGCTGACGGCCGAAGATCGGGTCAACCACTGGTCGTTCGATATGCGGCCGACCGACGTGCTGGTCATGCCGCCGCTGGTCGAGCATGACGGCATCTTCCACGGCGGCTCCGCCTATGCGGCGATGCGGCTCGACCTCGACGAGGTCGCGTCGATCTTCGGCGGCGAGCCGCGGCTTGCCGATCCCGAAAGTTGGCGCCACAAGAAGCACTTTCGCGCCGATCTCGACGTCGGCCACGTCGCTGCGTCCCGGCTGAGCCGGATCGTGCTCCAGCTGGGCACGCATGACGGCGCCCTTTCCACATCATCCGCCGAATTCTGGAAGCGATCGATCGCCGAGTGCATGGGTATGACGATCCTGTCCTCATTGCCACCGGACGGAAATGCACGCTTGCCGTCGGCGCGACGAATCATCCGCAAGGTCGAGGATTATCTGGAGGAAGCCGGGACCCGTCCGGTGCATATCTCGGAGATTTGCGTCGCGCTCGGCGTGCCGCGTCGCTCGCTGCACCGCGCCTTCAACGAAGTGTTCGGTGTGGGACCGGTGACCTTCCTGCGCCACAAGCGCCTGTGCGCCATCCACTCGATCCTGCGCGAAAGCATCCCCGGCACGACGACGGTGGCGACCGTCGCGATGCAGCAGGGCTTCTACGAGCTCGGGCGGTTCTCGCATTTTTACCGTGCGATGTTCGGCGAGTATCCGTCGCAGACTCTGGGCGTGCCGGTCGGCGAGCTCGTCGATCGGCAGCTTTGA
- a CDS encoding sugar ABC transporter substrate-binding protein — protein sequence MNRKFWTIAATGVALAALPMLAAAQEEGGTKTARELRASYDKSLQGKTIAYLPIALGVPLSDEWGRVVQEEAEWRGMKFIVRDPNNNPSAMQQALTALVDQKPDVLIVQNPSVTLLMKDLKRAESQGTHVIQINMSSNYKSGAFVGADWREIGKMLATEAVKACGAGTGKSGKVQIIQGELTAAASVDQVGGIMEVLNKDTNIKVVSNQAANWDANTALNITATVIQQHPDLCASIGFWGIMESGAAQAIRNAGKIDEVKVFASGEGSSLDCDQVNSGNFYKFLSYKATEQGHDLMFAAETLLMLGDKPGTRNLEFYTRPIWLDKTNASGANCFALPKKS from the coding sequence ATGAATAGGAAGTTCTGGACGATCGCGGCGACAGGTGTGGCGCTTGCTGCGTTGCCGATGTTGGCAGCCGCGCAGGAGGAAGGCGGCACCAAGACCGCGCGCGAGCTTCGCGCATCCTACGACAAGTCGCTACAGGGAAAGACGATCGCATACCTGCCGATCGCGCTCGGCGTCCCTCTCTCCGATGAATGGGGTCGGGTGGTGCAGGAAGAGGCGGAGTGGCGCGGCATGAAGTTCATCGTCCGCGATCCCAACAACAACCCGTCGGCGATGCAGCAGGCCTTGACCGCGCTGGTCGACCAGAAGCCGGACGTGCTGATCGTGCAGAATCCGAGCGTCACGCTGCTGATGAAGGATCTGAAGCGCGCCGAGAGCCAGGGCACGCATGTCATCCAGATCAACATGTCCTCGAACTACAAGTCCGGCGCCTTCGTCGGCGCCGACTGGCGCGAGATCGGCAAGATGCTGGCGACCGAAGCGGTCAAGGCCTGCGGCGCCGGCACTGGCAAGTCCGGCAAGGTGCAAATCATCCAGGGCGAACTGACAGCGGCGGCCAGCGTCGACCAGGTCGGCGGCATCATGGAGGTGCTAAATAAGGATACCAACATCAAGGTGGTCTCGAACCAGGCCGCCAATTGGGACGCCAACACCGCGCTGAACATCACCGCCACCGTGATCCAGCAGCACCCTGATCTCTGCGCCTCGATCGGTTTCTGGGGCATCATGGAGTCGGGCGCGGCGCAAGCGATCCGCAACGCCGGCAAGATCGACGAGGTCAAGGTGTTCGCCTCAGGCGAGGGCTCCTCGCTCGACTGCGATCAAGTCAACTCTGGCAATTTCTACAAATTCCTGAGCTACAAGGCGACCGAGCAGGGTCACGACCTGATGTTCGCCGCCGAAACGCTGCTGATGCTCGGCGACAAGCCCGGCACCCGCAATCTCGAATTTTACACGCGGCCGATCTGGCTCGATAAGACCAACGCCTCCGGCGCCAACTGCTTCGCACTTCCCAAGAAGAGCTGA
- a CDS encoding ABC transporter permease — protein MRWPLASRSVAVPAATPRIPFNIAKPNQEQIVLLITIVLLIVFGFTLNGFATISNLLNLLRSISILGVLGLGMGLIVISRGIDLSEVATLAGCWAIGLIEMQRGMPVGGAVLLALSIALLIGVINGVMVAFVEAPPLFVTLAAGFVIYGLAFWLAPAWVVYAPKDAPGLMFAGAGRLFGIPVPILVFAVSAIAMHLFLSRTSIGRFIYAQGDNPEAARLTGIPLRPLIVLEYAMVAFLAWLAGLVWVGTTGSMQMAITQGTMIFDVVLVVVIGGISLIGGRGSVFSVVVGCILIGTLLNAFTIMDVNSEVQNIIKGVVLLAAIVLDNFLHPRDEETARQGD, from the coding sequence ATGCGGTGGCCTTTGGCATCGCGTAGTGTTGCTGTTCCGGCCGCCACTCCTCGCATCCCCTTCAATATCGCCAAGCCCAACCAGGAGCAGATCGTTCTCCTGATCACGATCGTGCTGCTGATCGTGTTCGGCTTCACGCTGAATGGCTTTGCAACCATTTCCAACCTGCTCAATCTGTTGCGAAGCATTTCCATCCTCGGCGTGCTTGGGCTCGGAATGGGGCTGATCGTGATCAGTCGCGGCATCGATCTCAGCGAAGTCGCGACTCTGGCGGGCTGCTGGGCGATCGGCCTGATCGAAATGCAACGCGGCATGCCGGTTGGAGGAGCTGTCCTGCTGGCGCTTTCGATCGCGCTCCTGATCGGTGTGATCAACGGCGTCATGGTTGCGTTCGTGGAGGCGCCGCCGTTGTTCGTGACGCTCGCGGCAGGCTTCGTCATCTATGGCCTCGCGTTCTGGCTCGCGCCGGCCTGGGTGGTCTATGCGCCGAAGGACGCACCGGGACTGATGTTCGCGGGCGCCGGGCGGCTGTTCGGCATTCCCGTCCCGATCCTGGTGTTCGCCGTCTCGGCGATCGCGATGCATCTGTTCCTGTCTCGCACTTCGATCGGCCGTTTCATCTATGCTCAGGGCGACAATCCGGAAGCGGCGCGGCTGACCGGCATTCCGTTGCGGCCGCTGATCGTTCTCGAATATGCGATGGTCGCGTTTCTCGCCTGGCTTGCCGGCCTGGTATGGGTCGGTACGACAGGCAGCATGCAGATGGCGATCACGCAGGGCACCATGATCTTCGACGTCGTGCTGGTTGTCGTGATCGGCGGCATCAGCCTGATCGGCGGGCGCGGCAGCGTGTTCTCCGTCGTGGTCGGCTGCATCCTGATCGGCACCCTGCTCAACGCCTTCACCATCATGGACGTCAACAGCGAAGTTCAGAATATCATCAAGGGCGTGGTGCTGCTCGCGGCCATCGTGCTCGACAATTTCCTGCATCCGCGGGATGAGGAGACGGCACGGCAGGGTGACTGA